In one window of Lacticaseibacillus casei DSM 20011 = JCM 1134 = ATCC 393 DNA:
- a CDS encoding phage holin, whose product MNNWTDLVVSLAVAAVPIIGAWISKQLLANKQALTLVKVLGPLANAAVTAAEQLGVTQAIDGAVKKSTAIQAVKDGLKSLGFTSTDEQTIANAVEKAYADLKDSLAETYPQKTVDQEASNQDKVAAAAQAAADAVKAQLAPSSVAPQQ is encoded by the coding sequence ATGAATAATTGGACAGATCTTGTAGTATCACTTGCAGTAGCAGCAGTCCCAATCATTGGGGCCTGGATCTCAAAACAGTTGCTGGCTAACAAGCAAGCGCTGACTTTGGTAAAGGTATTAGGCCCATTGGCAAACGCAGCGGTAACAGCAGCAGAACAGCTCGGTGTGACACAGGCGATTGACGGTGCGGTTAAGAAATCGACTGCCATTCAAGCGGTTAAAGATGGTTTGAAGTCGCTTGGCTTCACCAGCACAGACGAGCAGACGATTGCCAACGCGGTTGAGAAAGCTTATGCGGATTTGAAGGATAGCCTAGCAGAAACCTATCCGCAAAAGACGGTCGATCAGGAAGCATCTAATCAAGATAAGGTAGCGGCCGCAGCTCAAGCAGCCGCAGATGCAGTTAAGGCTCAACTGGCACCATCATCTGTTGCTCCGCAGCAATAA
- a CDS encoding LysM peptidoglycan-binding domain-containing protein: MKLKTKLITLVVAFLAAISFALPSQVNAAKGDQGVDWSVWQGANGVFGYSTDKFGISQIGGYSGYGVYEQPTYKTQVASLIAAGKRAHTYIWWQNIDSNDLAKQVLDHFLPEIQTPKGSIVALDYEAGSTNTSTLLWALDYIRDAGYTPMLYGYKSFLMSHIDLSQIASHYQLWLAEYPDYNVTTVPNYGYFPSFDNVGIFQFTSTYRAGGLDGNVDLTGITDSGYNGSTTTDSGKTYVKPSTDTPATNAGQQANNTTLSQIKVGDSVKVNFGTTRWANGVAMPSWVQGKTYTVQQVSGSNVLLGGIMSWISRSNVELLTTTSVPSVSSGSTYTVQSGDSWWSIAYKYGMNMYTLASNNGKSIYSVIHPGDVLRVSGGYSVAVSSHTYYTVRYGDSFWSIASKYGISMYTLAANNGKSIYSLIYPGESLYIK; encoded by the coding sequence ATGAAACTAAAAACTAAACTCATCACTTTGGTAGTCGCATTCTTGGCGGCTATTTCTTTTGCCCTGCCATCGCAGGTCAATGCGGCCAAGGGAGATCAAGGTGTCGACTGGTCAGTCTGGCAAGGCGCTAATGGTGTATTTGGCTATTCCACTGACAAGTTTGGCATCTCTCAAATTGGCGGATATAGTGGTTATGGGGTGTATGAGCAACCGACTTATAAGACACAGGTTGCTTCTTTGATTGCCGCTGGCAAGCGGGCACACACCTATATTTGGTGGCAGAATATCGACAGCAATGACTTGGCCAAGCAAGTGCTAGATCATTTCTTGCCAGAGATTCAAACACCAAAAGGGTCGATTGTTGCGCTTGACTACGAAGCCGGTTCGACCAACACGTCAACCTTGCTGTGGGCACTCGACTATATTCGTGATGCTGGCTACACACCAATGCTGTACGGATATAAGAGCTTCTTGATGAGTCACATTGACTTGTCACAGATTGCCAGCCACTATCAGTTATGGCTTGCGGAATATCCTGACTACAATGTCACCACCGTTCCGAACTATGGCTACTTCCCGAGCTTTGACAACGTAGGCATCTTCCAGTTCACGTCAACCTATCGCGCTGGTGGTCTTGATGGCAACGTTGATCTAACCGGCATCACTGATTCAGGCTACAACGGTAGCACGACAACTGACAGCGGTAAGACTTACGTCAAGCCGTCAACCGATACACCGGCAACCAACGCGGGTCAGCAAGCCAACAACACCACACTTAGCCAGATCAAAGTAGGTGATAGTGTTAAGGTCAACTTCGGCACAACCCGTTGGGCTAACGGTGTTGCAATGCCTAGCTGGGTTCAGGGCAAGACGTACACTGTTCAGCAAGTATCTGGATCAAACGTATTGCTTGGTGGCATCATGAGTTGGATTAGCCGAAGCAATGTTGAATTGCTGACAACGACCAGCGTGCCGTCAGTAAGCTCTGGCTCGACCTACACTGTGCAATCTGGTGATAGTTGGTGGTCGATTGCTTACAAATATGGCATGAACATGTATACTTTGGCCTCTAACAACGGCAAGTCAATCTACAGTGTGATTCACCCAGGCGATGTATTGCGTGTATCTGGTGGCTACTCAGTGGCCGTATCAAGTCACACGTACTACACAGTCCGCTATGGTGATAGCTTCTGGAGTATTGCCAGCAAGTATGGAATCAGCATGTACACGTTAGCCGCTAACAATGGCAAATCAATCTATAGCTTGATCTATCCGGGCGAAAGCCTGTATATCAAGTAA
- a CDS encoding SpaA isopeptide-forming pilin-related protein → MQSQSREGNRVSRRFFVILFVFSLLVSALAFTSSKAATTSADKSIPMIGLNSNDATITDMNGHDVTNELKLSKDFIYTLNYHWRVPDQTVIAAGDMAKVNLPATVVIQTDLSFPVKDPKTGAVIGKFSAKAGSQTALLTFTDFFSHSTVERTGTLTFTAQGTYDDHEHHQVGWYIAKSGWAVMPPTNASAAEKAQYVDSLGRPKILQWEITVNPQMVQVNQLVLSDTLGSGQSFETTQKIQVETGSYSQGAFHQSGTINPNYQITGNQIKIELGNIDQTIKIDLWTNPNPTSFAQTTTWTNQVSAEGQNQGRGLPTNAKGKIVWTDNGSGNGKVGQVTLTKRDQDQPKKVLTGAVFALYRANHTLVRANLTTDAQGQLTIRQLLAGSYYFVETKAPNGYECNPTLLPFTINTQHPQVTIQANDRASVTPPPVKPSTSSMPSASASKPSESGSRLPSTSSKPSTSVSDPSTSTPKRPSTSSEPSISISDSSNSSTKLLSKSSNQPGGTNHSQNQRHLLDTGERLEIAAAMLGSFLTLIGVALFVKVRK, encoded by the coding sequence GTGCAAAGTCAAAGTCGTGAAGGCAACCGCGTTTCACGTCGGTTCTTTGTTATCTTGTTTGTTTTTTCGTTGTTGGTTTCGGCTTTGGCATTCACGTCAAGCAAAGCTGCAACCACGAGTGCTGACAAAAGTATTCCGATGATTGGATTGAATAGCAACGATGCGACGATTACCGATATGAATGGCCATGATGTCACCAATGAGCTTAAACTTTCCAAAGACTTCATCTACACCCTTAATTACCATTGGCGCGTGCCCGACCAAACTGTCATTGCGGCTGGCGATATGGCAAAAGTTAACTTACCGGCCACGGTCGTCATTCAAACCGATCTTAGTTTTCCAGTGAAAGATCCCAAAACAGGCGCCGTTATCGGCAAATTTTCCGCTAAAGCAGGCAGCCAAACAGCGCTTTTAACGTTCACCGACTTCTTTAGTCATTCCACTGTAGAGAGAACAGGTACTTTAACCTTTACTGCCCAAGGTACGTATGATGACCATGAGCATCATCAAGTCGGCTGGTATATTGCTAAATCAGGCTGGGCCGTCATGCCACCCACTAATGCTTCAGCAGCTGAAAAAGCTCAGTATGTCGATAGCCTTGGCCGACCTAAAATTCTCCAGTGGGAAATCACCGTCAATCCCCAAATGGTCCAAGTTAACCAACTAGTTCTCAGTGACACCCTTGGCAGTGGTCAAAGTTTTGAAACCACACAAAAAATCCAAGTTGAAACTGGCAGCTATTCCCAAGGAGCGTTCCACCAAAGCGGCACCATAAATCCGAATTATCAAATCACCGGCAACCAAATTAAAATTGAACTAGGTAATATCGATCAAACCATTAAGATTGATTTATGGACAAATCCAAACCCAACCAGTTTTGCCCAAACGACAACGTGGACAAACCAAGTATCTGCTGAAGGCCAGAATCAAGGCCGCGGTTTGCCAACAAACGCAAAAGGCAAAATCGTGTGGACAGATAATGGCAGCGGTAACGGTAAAGTTGGCCAAGTCACACTAACCAAACGTGATCAAGACCAACCCAAAAAGGTGTTAACGGGTGCGGTTTTTGCTCTTTACCGCGCCAACCATACCTTGGTTCGCGCAAACCTAACAACCGATGCCCAAGGTCAGCTAACCATTCGTCAATTATTGGCCGGTAGCTATTACTTTGTTGAGACAAAAGCTCCTAATGGCTACGAATGCAATCCAACACTGTTACCCTTTACAATTAATACCCAACACCCGCAAGTCACCATTCAAGCAAACGATCGAGCGTCCGTGACCCCGCCACCAGTTAAACCCTCGACTTCATCCATGCCTTCTGCGTCTGCAAGCAAGCCTTCTGAATCAGGTTCAAGGCTCCCATCCACCTCATCAAAACCTTCCACATCGGTAAGTGATCCCTCTACCTCAACACCTAAGCGCCCGTCAACATCGTCAGAGCCTTCAATATCCATAAGTGATTCTTCTAATTCCAGTACCAAACTGCTATCCAAATCTAGCAACCAGCCCGGAGGCACGAATCATTCTCAAAATCAACGTCATCTGCTGGACACTGGAGAACGCCTGGAAATCGCGGCCGCCATGTTAGGTAGCTTTCTAACATTAATTGGCGTTGCCCTATTCGTTAAAGTCCGCAAGTAG
- a CDS encoding lectin-like domain-containing protein, whose product MKRVLTVAGIFVAMLFMLLFPIQKAVAADDDIPPDSGIPDSALKAPDYFFKSTAKPEYNQNRSSFSTTYPQALIVTGSANYQNWQIGGMWSKQRIDLNSAFTYETAHYFGSRPGYDADGMTFTLQNDPEGIAAYGARGGGLGAYPWSRSGPPKQELISHYIQNALSIEMHSYWSGDTAQFDDMYDYDYPNTKMTGHLGVVRPGETPLTTKTSRDVGHLQYVPLTDATKLSNGKFRPFTVKWTPSVTYKDGVRILGGDLQYYMDGNPKEGGIFRINNVLDYFKSDKVLFGYTGSSGTHPTFQAVALLKMPQNAQPVTVNFVDTAGNAIQDPLTIPGDPGNQWDAAKRRPEWIHKGDDWYQYTGKYTVNTPD is encoded by the coding sequence GTGAAACGTGTACTGACGGTTGCTGGGATTTTCGTTGCGATGCTTTTTATGTTATTGTTTCCGATTCAAAAGGCCGTAGCGGCGGATGATGATATTCCACCTGATTCGGGTATTCCAGATTCTGCATTAAAGGCACCGGATTACTTTTTCAAGAGCACGGCAAAGCCGGAATACAACCAGAACCGTTCGTCTTTTAGTACAACTTATCCGCAAGCATTGATTGTGACTGGGTCAGCGAATTATCAAAATTGGCAAATTGGTGGTATGTGGAGTAAACAGCGGATTGATCTTAACAGCGCCTTTACCTACGAGACTGCTCATTACTTTGGTTCGCGGCCTGGTTATGATGCAGACGGGATGACGTTTACTTTGCAAAATGATCCTGAAGGTATTGCCGCTTATGGTGCGCGGGGCGGGGGCTTAGGCGCGTATCCATGGTCTAGAAGCGGTCCGCCGAAGCAGGAGTTGATCAGCCACTATATTCAAAATGCACTGTCTATTGAAATGCATAGTTACTGGAGCGGCGATACGGCTCAATTTGATGATATGTATGATTATGATTATCCCAATACCAAAATGACCGGCCATTTAGGGGTAGTTCGACCGGGTGAGACTCCATTGACCACCAAAACATCTAGAGACGTTGGGCATCTTCAATATGTTCCCTTAACGGATGCGACGAAACTTTCAAATGGTAAGTTTCGTCCGTTTACGGTTAAGTGGACACCGTCTGTCACGTATAAAGACGGTGTACGGATTCTAGGTGGTGATCTTCAGTATTACATGGATGGTAATCCTAAAGAAGGCGGCATTTTTAGAATTAACAACGTATTGGATTACTTCAAGTCAGACAAGGTGCTTTTTGGTTATACCGGTTCCAGCGGCACGCACCCGACTTTCCAAGCAGTAGCGTTGCTTAAGATGCCGCAAAATGCGCAGCCGGTTACTGTTAACTTTGTAGACACGGCAGGCAATGCGATCCAAGACCCACTGACGATTCCCGGTGATCCGGGGAATCAGTGGGATGCGGCTAAGCGGCGGCCGGAGTGGATTCACAAAGGCGACGACTGGTATCAGTACACAGGTAAATATACGGTGAATACGCCAGATTAA
- a CDS encoding WxL domain-containing protein, which translates to MKKAVRNDTAGETDFKTSTNAKDGDLVTYELTYTNLLGGTTGSIKDQLDANHTYQNGSLQMANADTGGAFKPYTAAEENFKANHTIPFPYTIKDGDSFKIRFTAKIARQDTAETILNQASVGGSGSDQITSNQTTIHLPATTGKVTFRYVNRASDTAKPEVIAPEVTVTGKIGQKVSDVDASAIRPKAIKDWTVIDQASSADLTQATFDQAAVVDPVFNKEETVITYRYEKPMLKLTVDSSLDFGDFDTNSVDRTYYIGENQAKTKQKLPFGVTIEDYYGVSQWQLSVQQNGQFTSEVKPDSQNPDLHVSHTLDNATLHFLNPRLQHTMVSGPAWAQQDNLIYKAPDDFALDPTATKSTVLAAIDKRGHYLKDDAEQAEATGTQYDNSGASTWRLNFGDADSAPTSVGLHVPASTKRYQAHYKTTLTWNLSMLP; encoded by the coding sequence TTGAAAAAGGCGGTTCGTAACGATACGGCTGGGGAAACGGATTTTAAAACATCAACTAACGCAAAAGACGGTGATCTGGTCACTTATGAGCTGACTTACACCAATTTGCTTGGCGGCACCACCGGTAGCATTAAAGACCAACTTGACGCCAACCACACTTACCAAAATGGCTCCTTACAGATGGCCAACGCTGACACAGGCGGCGCGTTTAAACCATACACTGCGGCTGAAGAAAATTTTAAAGCCAATCATACGATTCCGTTCCCTTACACCATTAAAGACGGCGACAGTTTTAAGATTCGGTTTACTGCCAAAATTGCCCGCCAAGATACTGCTGAAACGATTTTGAATCAAGCGTCGGTTGGCGGTTCGGGGAGTGACCAGATCACCTCGAACCAGACCACGATTCATCTACCGGCCACAACCGGCAAAGTTACTTTCCGTTATGTGAATCGGGCTAGCGATACGGCTAAGCCGGAAGTGATCGCACCTGAAGTGACAGTCACGGGCAAAATCGGGCAGAAAGTTTCAGACGTTGATGCTAGCGCAATTCGGCCTAAAGCGATTAAGGACTGGACCGTCATTGATCAGGCCAGCAGCGCCGACCTTACCCAGGCAACGTTTGATCAAGCTGCAGTTGTCGATCCGGTTTTCAATAAGGAAGAAACTGTGATCACTTATCGGTATGAAAAACCGATGCTGAAATTGACGGTTGACTCGTCGTTAGATTTTGGTGATTTTGACACCAACAGTGTTGATCGGACCTATTACATTGGCGAGAATCAGGCAAAAACCAAACAGAAATTGCCGTTTGGGGTCACGATTGAAGATTATTACGGGGTTTCCCAATGGCAACTCAGTGTTCAGCAAAATGGACAATTCACTTCGGAGGTAAAACCTGACAGCCAAAATCCTGATTTGCACGTGTCGCATACATTGGATAATGCTACATTGCATTTTCTGAATCCGCGGCTGCAACACACGATGGTTTCCGGACCGGCCTGGGCGCAACAAGACAATTTGATTTATAAAGCACCTGATGACTTTGCTTTGGATCCAACAGCTACAAAATCCACTGTCTTGGCTGCAATTGATAAGCGAGGTCATTATCTCAAGGACGATGCTGAACAAGCCGAAGCAACCGGCACCCAGTATGACAATAGCGGGGCAAGCACGTGGCGATTGAATTTCGGGGATGCTGACAGTGCCCCAACAAGTGTCGGCCTGCATGTACCAGCAAGCACCAAGCGTTACCAGGCACACTACAAAACAACGTTGACCTGGAATCTGTCGATGTTGCCGTGA